Proteins from a single region of Candidatus Palauibacter soopunensis:
- a CDS encoding YebC/PmpR family DNA-binding transcriptional regulator, whose amino-acid sequence MAGHSKWSKIKRQKAVTDKAKGKLFSKLGREIAVAAREGGGDPDFNPRLRTAIDNAKSQRMPADNIDRAVRRGTGDLPGASFEEVTHEGYAPGGAALYLECLTDNPRRTLAELRHLLDKRGGNLGQSGSVAWMFERKGQILVPADEWGEDAALDAALEAGAENFESEDGMYVVTTTAPDFHDVLGALRDAGVPVEEAELAMVPSNTVKLEGRDAEKVLAVLHALDEHDDVLKVNTNVDLEEAEGADWEAP is encoded by the coding sequence AACCGACAAGGCGAAGGGGAAGCTCTTCTCCAAGCTCGGTCGCGAAATCGCCGTGGCGGCGCGGGAGGGCGGCGGAGATCCGGACTTCAATCCGCGCCTCCGGACCGCGATCGACAACGCCAAGAGCCAGCGGATGCCCGCCGACAACATCGATCGCGCGGTGCGGCGCGGGACCGGCGACCTGCCGGGCGCGAGCTTCGAAGAGGTCACGCACGAGGGCTACGCGCCGGGCGGCGCGGCGCTCTACCTCGAGTGCCTGACGGACAACCCCCGGCGCACGCTGGCCGAACTCCGGCATCTGCTCGACAAGCGGGGCGGCAACCTGGGCCAGAGCGGCTCCGTCGCGTGGATGTTCGAGCGCAAGGGCCAGATCCTCGTGCCGGCCGACGAGTGGGGCGAGGACGCGGCGCTCGACGCGGCGCTCGAGGCGGGGGCGGAGAACTTCGAGTCCGAGGACGGGATGTACGTCGTGACGACGACGGCGCCGGACTTCCACGACGTGCTGGGTGCGCTGCGCGACGCCGGTGTTCCCGTGGAGGAGGCGGAACTCGCGATGGTGCCCAGCAACACGGTGAAACTGGAGGGGCGCGACGCGGAGAAGGTGCTCGCCGTCCTGCACGCGCTCGACGAGCACGACGACGTGCTGAAGGTGAATACGAACGTGGATCTGGAGGAGGCGGAGGGGGCGGACTGGGAAGCCCCCTGA
- the ruvC gene encoding crossover junction endodeoxyribonuclease RuvC, whose translation MLGVDPGTRATGYGFVEGRRPGGPAYRLIECGVVRPRGEDLAGRLVDIHTAALELIDRLEPTCVAIESAFHGRNARTALVLGHARGVLMLAAGLRDLPVHEYAPREVKKRVVGTGAASKEQVGFMVKHHLRLGEPPRPADAADGCAVALCHLLGGPIR comes from the coding sequence GTGCTCGGCGTCGACCCGGGCACGCGGGCGACCGGATACGGCTTCGTCGAAGGGCGCCGTCCGGGAGGGCCCGCGTATCGCCTCATCGAGTGCGGCGTCGTGCGGCCGCGCGGAGAGGATCTCGCCGGGCGCCTCGTGGACATCCACACCGCGGCGCTCGAACTCATCGACCGGCTCGAGCCGACGTGCGTCGCGATCGAAAGCGCCTTTCACGGACGGAACGCGCGCACCGCGCTCGTGCTCGGTCACGCGCGCGGCGTCCTCATGCTCGCGGCCGGGCTGCGGGACCTGCCGGTGCACGAGTACGCGCCGCGAGAAGTCAAGAAGCGCGTCGTGGGGACGGGCGCCGCGAGCAAGGAGCAGGTCGGCTTCATGGTCAAGCACCATCTGCGGCTCGGCGAGCCGCCGCGTCCGGCGGATGCGGCGGACGGCTGCGCCGTCGCGCTCTGCCACCTCCTCGGCGGGCCGATCCGGTGA